Proteins encoded in a region of the Roseateles sp. SL47 genome:
- a CDS encoding DNA-binding response regulator, with translation MTETDTAVPPGAAAPLILLIDDVPEDLRWLNELLRKEYRMAFAHNGHQGLQRAQALRPQLILLDVGLPDMDGFALCRLLKSDPLTAATPVLFLSAHNQPDDRVNGLGLGAVDFISKPFWPEEVLARVRVHLALSAQLNGKDDPEASTDSGSGSPEGGARNPDGLLVQEAVRYIRAHLAELPPVPELARRVGLHEKRLLALFRDHLGQTVSGFVSEERMRHGARLLAETAMTVQDVALAVGFNNPGNFATAFRTRFGQSPVAYRMSAREGTLQ, from the coding sequence ATGACGGAGACCGATACCGCCGTCCCCCCTGGGGCCGCGGCGCCACTGATACTGCTGATCGACGACGTGCCCGAGGATCTGCGCTGGCTGAACGAACTGCTGCGCAAGGAATACCGCATGGCCTTCGCCCACAACGGCCACCAGGGCCTGCAGCGGGCGCAAGCCTTGCGTCCGCAACTCATCCTGCTGGACGTGGGCTTGCCGGACATGGATGGATTTGCGCTGTGCCGGCTGCTCAAGAGCGACCCGCTCACTGCAGCCACGCCGGTACTTTTTCTCAGTGCTCACAACCAGCCGGATGACCGGGTGAACGGGCTGGGCCTGGGCGCCGTCGACTTCATCAGCAAGCCCTTCTGGCCGGAGGAAGTACTGGCCCGTGTGCGGGTGCATCTGGCACTGTCGGCCCAGTTGAACGGCAAGGACGACCCGGAGGCCTCCACCGACAGCGGCAGCGGCAGCCCGGAGGGTGGCGCCCGCAATCCGGACGGGCTGCTGGTGCAGGAAGCGGTGCGCTACATCCGCGCGCATCTGGCCGAACTGCCCCCGGTGCCGGAACTGGCACGCCGGGTGGGGCTGCATGAAAAACGCCTGCTGGCGCTGTTCCGGGATCATCTGGGGCAGACCGTCTCCGGTTTTGTCAGCGAAGAACGCATGCGCCACGGCGCGCGGCTGCTCGCCGAGACGGCCATGACCGTGCAGGACGTGGCGCTGGCCGTCGGCTTCAACAACCCCGGCAACTTCGCCACGGCCTTTCGCACCCGCTTCGGACAGAGCCCGGTGGCCTACCGCATGTCGGCGCGCGAAGGCACCCTGCAGTGA
- a CDS encoding sensor histidine kinase: MTRGEGRLTAKGRPGAVVERGPWEARFEAMFGLLFHSLLHWLLHSLFGSGIRSPWSMRLGVLPGTLAGAFFLLLALPTRAQAILELDPHQPQIDLTPYVALHVDPQGDQGLGAVLTAQDFKAAKRKDLQPSYSPSAYWLRIRLHNRSPEPLRRELRVPPARLEQITLFTHAEGMGWRRSDAGTAVPFSQRDLPHRVSTFTVELEPGEHVELLLRVASRSSINLRPQLWEPAALALRQQRELLADGLMLGMMCLLLLLALALGALLRERAYVYTALYVLSYMLYECGMRGTSFMLLWPNATDWALRSLSTFAILSTLLQVLALSRMLKLSTTQPRLQRTLRILALANVLGISVCLWGNYPLGTFITAQFNTVILLTMLVATWRAWQARHPLAKPWMGMLVAGMMGMAPRYAELLGLLPYSALSDYAPPIASLLGTLLVLGGLLRRMQRQKARQELRLELAVRERTLALDEARQRAERSDQAKGRLLGYLGHDLRAPLASMVQVARQLKPDADFEASRHAIEHSSLLALEMIDEMQHFSRAPESEARLVILPAPLYLHGLLQEIVTQSQALARAGGNTLTLVIHHELPAVVQLDARRLRQVLVNLLANAAKFTRGGRIVLQAGLSAEGQLALAVKDNGPGIAEADLGRVFEPFVRGASEGFRPGIGLGLSIVQQLVQAMEGEIAVHSRPGHGARFEVRLPWMTAQEQEVLWPPARPWLAQPMGEGQVALLLDRCDTVRDSLRERLVLAGFECLEARTPQEADALLREQAVRLLVAEPELTEDMPTWLAQWHRQPGLALLLCSQWHTVRRGGPPRLLKPAPESDWWLTLTGLLRHEEAMS; encoded by the coding sequence GTGACGCGGGGTGAGGGCCGCCTCACCGCCAAGGGGCGGCCCGGTGCGGTGGTCGAGCGGGGCCCATGGGAGGCCCGGTTTGAGGCGATGTTTGGCTTGCTCTTTCACTCGCTGCTTCACTGGCTGCTTCACTCGCTGTTTGGCTCAGGGATTCGCTCGCCGTGGAGCATGCGGCTGGGCGTCCTGCCAGGCACTCTTGCAGGCGCTTTCTTCCTGCTGCTGGCGTTGCCCACGCGCGCCCAGGCCATCCTGGAGCTGGACCCGCATCAACCGCAGATCGACCTGACCCCCTACGTGGCCCTGCATGTGGACCCGCAGGGAGACCAGGGCCTGGGGGCGGTGCTGACCGCCCAGGATTTCAAAGCCGCCAAGCGCAAGGACCTGCAGCCCAGCTACAGCCCGTCGGCCTACTGGCTGCGGATCCGGCTGCACAACCGGTCCCCGGAGCCGCTGCGGCGTGAACTGCGGGTGCCGCCGGCGCGGCTGGAGCAGATCACCTTGTTCACGCATGCCGAGGGCATGGGCTGGCGCCGCTCCGATGCAGGCACGGCCGTGCCATTTTCCCAGCGCGACCTGCCCCACCGGGTGAGCACCTTCACGGTGGAACTGGAGCCCGGCGAGCATGTGGAACTGCTGCTGCGCGTGGCCAGCCGAAGCTCCATCAACCTGCGGCCGCAGTTGTGGGAGCCTGCAGCACTGGCACTGCGTCAGCAGCGGGAACTGCTGGCTGACGGCCTGATGCTTGGCATGATGTGCCTGTTGCTGCTGCTGGCACTCGCCCTGGGTGCACTCCTGCGGGAGCGGGCCTACGTCTACACCGCGCTCTATGTGCTGAGCTACATGCTCTATGAATGTGGCATGCGAGGCACCAGCTTCATGCTGCTGTGGCCCAACGCCACCGACTGGGCGCTGCGTTCGCTGTCCACCTTTGCCATCCTCTCCACCTTGCTGCAGGTGCTGGCGTTGTCGCGCATGCTGAAGCTCTCCACCACCCAGCCGCGTCTGCAGCGCACCCTGCGCATCCTGGCGCTGGCCAATGTGCTGGGCATCTCGGTCTGCCTGTGGGGCAACTATCCGCTGGGCACCTTCATCACCGCCCAATTCAACACGGTGATCCTGCTGACCATGCTGGTGGCGACCTGGCGGGCGTGGCAGGCGCGTCATCCGCTGGCCAAGCCCTGGATGGGCATGCTGGTGGCCGGCATGATGGGCATGGCTCCCCGATATGCGGAGTTGCTGGGGCTGCTGCCTTACAGCGCGCTGAGCGACTACGCACCGCCGATCGCCAGCCTGCTGGGAACGCTGCTGGTGCTGGGCGGCCTGCTGCGGCGGATGCAGCGACAGAAGGCGCGGCAGGAACTGCGCCTGGAACTGGCCGTGCGTGAACGGACCCTGGCCCTGGACGAAGCCCGTCAGCGGGCAGAGCGCAGCGACCAGGCCAAGGGCCGGCTGCTGGGCTATCTGGGCCATGACCTGCGTGCGCCGCTGGCTTCCATGGTGCAGGTGGCCCGGCAGCTCAAGCCCGATGCGGACTTCGAAGCCAGCCGCCACGCCATCGAGCACAGCAGCCTGCTGGCGCTGGAGATGATCGACGAGATGCAGCATTTCTCGCGGGCGCCGGAATCGGAGGCGCGGCTGGTGATCCTGCCGGCGCCGCTGTATCTGCACGGTCTGCTGCAGGAGATCGTGACGCAGAGCCAGGCCCTGGCACGCGCGGGTGGCAACACGCTGACGCTGGTGATCCACCACGAACTGCCGGCCGTGGTGCAACTGGACGCGCGGCGTCTGCGGCAGGTGCTGGTGAATCTGCTGGCCAATGCCGCCAAATTCACGCGCGGAGGGCGCATCGTGCTGCAGGCCGGTCTCTCGGCCGAAGGTCAGTTGGCGCTGGCGGTGAAGGACAACGGCCCAGGCATTGCCGAGGCGGATCTGGGCCGGGTGTTCGAGCCGTTTGTGCGGGGCGCCTCGGAAGGGTTCCGGCCGGGAATCGGGTTGGGGCTGAGCATCGTGCAGCAGTTGGTACAAGCCATGGAGGGCGAGATTGCGGTTCACAGCCGGCCGGGGCATGGGGCGCGATTTGAAGTGCGTCTGCCCTGGATGACGGCGCAGGAGCAGGAAGTGTTGTGGCCTCCCGCCCGGCCATGGCTGGCGCAGCCGATGGGCGAGGGTCAGGTGGCCTTGCTGCTGGACCGCTGCGACACCGTGCGCGACTCCCTGCGGGAGCGGCTGGTGCTGGCTGGATTCGAATGCCTGGAGGCCAGGACGCCGCAGGAAGCGGATGCGCTGCTGCGCGAGCAAGCGGTGCGCCTGCTGGTGGCGGAGCCGGAGCTGACGGAGGACATGCCCACCTGGCTGGCCCAGTGGCATCGCCAGCCGGGGCTGGCGCTGCTGCTCTGCAGCCAGTGGCACACGGTGCGGCGCGGCGGGCCGCCGCGGCTGCTGAAGCCCGCACCGGAGAGCGACTGGTGGCTGACGCTGACCGGACTCCTCCGGCATGAAGAGGCAATGTCCTGA
- a CDS encoding class I SAM-dependent methyltransferase: MPQPPLHFSGTGPGPQAPDGCSVELYRRSVHAGEIEHLRPWLPAGTTVLELGCGTGRLTHRLVEWGCVVTGVDNSPDMLRYVCDAVHRVQADIESLQLPQRFDVVLLPSGMINHADAAVRRAFVAAAARHVAPDGRLILKRQPPGWLTTAAVGDASSTGTASMEVLSVSRSPDRDGVQVRMTLRYQLGDDTWTHAFSVIALEEPPIVLLLHAQGFATPEALDAQRLWFSARLRDEAAGDVSHDASDDAAGDARPLK, encoded by the coding sequence ATGCCACAGCCCCCCCTGCATTTCAGCGGAACAGGCCCCGGCCCGCAGGCGCCGGATGGCTGCTCGGTGGAGCTGTATCGACGCTCGGTGCATGCCGGGGAGATCGAGCATCTGAGGCCTTGGTTGCCGGCAGGCACCACCGTGCTGGAACTCGGCTGCGGGACCGGCCGGCTCACCCACCGGCTGGTGGAGTGGGGCTGCGTGGTGACCGGCGTCGACAACTCACCCGACATGCTGCGGTACGTCTGCGATGCCGTTCATCGCGTGCAGGCGGACATTGAATCCCTGCAACTGCCTCAACGCTTTGACGTCGTGCTGCTGCCCAGCGGCATGATCAACCATGCAGACGCCGCCGTGCGACGCGCTTTCGTCGCCGCTGCCGCCCGTCATGTCGCACCGGACGGCCGGTTGATCCTCAAGCGTCAGCCCCCGGGTTGGCTGACCACCGCCGCCGTGGGCGACGCCAGCAGCACCGGTACGGCATCCATGGAGGTTCTCTCCGTCTCGAGAAGCCCGGACCGGGATGGCGTGCAAGTCCGCATGACCCTGCGTTATCAGCTCGGAGACGACACCTGGACCCATGCCTTCAGCGTCATCGCGCTGGAAGAGCCACCGATCGTGCTTTTGCTGCACGCGCAAGGCTTTGCCACACCGGAAGCGTTGGATGCACAGCGCCTGTGGTTCTCCGCACGGCTGCGTGATGAAGCCGCCGGTGATGTGTCCCATGATGCGTCCGATGATGCAGCCGGTGATGCGCGGCCGCTCAAATAG
- a CDS encoding S1C family serine protease, with translation MKTTTAAALLAAALLGGCASSTQTITNTKASDEVKAKSFSSYKEVLFVPPKEDPRQVVPRVVKEIESLGLKVTSLDPNKPIEPPQGTAFVISPDGWMLTCAHVLKDEKEATITLNGQRLLADVVKADTKVDLALLKLREPLPKDTPVLAFRQARPAAMGEDVFTIGYPLSRLLGNNARMTKGLLSATSGLRDDANELQVSAEIQPGNSGGPLLDANGQVLGIVRQTLNPGAVAQATGGALPQNVNFAVKDEPAIKFLQDADAEGAKALVFDRVSPLDTAAKAVAKVQAGIVEADGNRNDKVLVKLFYTSHWDIWWRFRVFIVAAYDYETLEPLFATGQGRDNLISNEDVVIHDTMENFRKSLRDKH, from the coding sequence ATGAAAACCACAACCGCAGCGGCCCTGCTGGCCGCCGCATTGCTCGGGGGCTGTGCATCGTCCACGCAGACCATCACCAACACCAAGGCCTCGGACGAGGTCAAGGCGAAGAGCTTCAGTTCCTACAAGGAAGTGCTGTTCGTTCCCCCCAAGGAGGACCCGCGCCAGGTCGTGCCACGTGTCGTCAAGGAAATCGAAAGCCTGGGCCTGAAGGTCACCAGCCTGGACCCCAACAAGCCGATCGAGCCGCCACAGGGCACGGCCTTCGTCATCAGCCCCGACGGCTGGATGCTGACCTGCGCCCATGTGCTGAAGGACGAGAAGGAAGCCACCATCACCCTCAACGGTCAGCGCTTGCTGGCCGACGTGGTCAAGGCCGACACCAAGGTCGATCTGGCCTTGCTCAAGCTGCGTGAACCGCTGCCCAAGGACACGCCGGTGCTGGCCTTCCGGCAGGCCCGGCCGGCGGCCATGGGCGAGGATGTCTTCACCATCGGCTACCCGCTCAGTCGCCTGCTGGGCAACAACGCCCGCATGACCAAAGGCCTGCTCTCCGCCACCAGCGGCCTGCGCGACGACGCCAATGAACTGCAGGTGTCCGCCGAAATCCAGCCCGGCAACAGCGGCGGCCCGCTGCTGGACGCAAACGGCCAGGTGCTCGGCATCGTCCGCCAGACCCTGAACCCAGGCGCCGTGGCCCAGGCCACTGGCGGCGCCCTGCCCCAGAACGTGAACTTCGCAGTCAAGGACGAGCCCGCGATCAAGTTCCTGCAGGACGCCGATGCTGAGGGTGCCAAGGCCCTGGTGTTCGACCGTGTCTCCCCCCTGGACACCGCTGCCAAGGCCGTGGCCAAGGTGCAGGCGGGGATTGTGGAGGCCGACGGCAACCGCAACGACAAAGTGCTGGTGAAGCTGTTCTACACCAGCCACTGGGACATCTGGTGGCGCTTCCGCGTCTTCATCGTCGCGGCTTATGACTATGAGACGCTGGAACCCCTGTTCGCAACCGGCCAGGGTCGGGACAACCTCATCAGCAATGAAGATGTGGTGATCCACGACACGATGGAGAACTTCCGCAAGTCCCTGCGGGACAAGCACTGA
- a CDS encoding Lrp/AsnC family transcriptional regulator, giving the protein MDRYHVAILAALQREARLSNAELAARIGLSAAPTWRRVRWLEEHGFITGYRAEIDRRKLGLGVLAFVRVDADRNNGAATRELEQAIRALPEVIACHYISGAGTFELQVMATDLDAFSRFSIDTLLNLPNVKDIHTSFSLGEVKAGGALPLGHLKP; this is encoded by the coding sequence CTGGATCGCTATCACGTGGCCATCCTGGCGGCGCTTCAGCGGGAAGCGCGCCTGTCGAACGCGGAACTGGCGGCGCGGATCGGGCTGTCCGCCGCGCCAACGTGGCGACGGGTGCGGTGGCTGGAGGAGCACGGGTTCATCACCGGCTACCGGGCCGAGATCGACCGACGCAAGCTGGGGTTGGGGGTGCTGGCCTTTGTGCGGGTGGATGCCGACCGCAACAACGGTGCGGCCACACGGGAGCTGGAGCAGGCCATCCGGGCGCTGCCGGAGGTGATTGCCTGCCACTACATCAGCGGGGCGGGCACCTTTGAACTGCAGGTCATGGCCACCGACCTGGATGCGTTCAGCCGCTTTTCCATCGACACCCTGCTGAACCTGCCGAATGTGAAGGACATCCACACCAGCTTCTCGCTGGGGGAGGTGAAGGCCGGCGGCGCCTTGCCCCTGGGGCATCTGAAGCCGTGA
- a CDS encoding indolepyruvate ferredoxin oxidoreductase family protein yields MNAPLPEHILRALETVSLDDKYALDEGRAFMSGIQALVRLPMLQRTRDAMAGLNTAGFISGYRGSPLGGYDQALMAARKHLAKQHIVFQPGVNEELGATAVWGTQQLALFPDKKKFDGVFGMWYGKGPGVDRCIDVFKHANMAGTSQHGGVIAIAGDDHIAKSSTAAHQSDHVFKAVGFPVFFPSSVQDILDMGLHAFAMSRFSGLWSGLKTIQEIVESSSSVSVDPDRVQILLPEDFPMPAGGLHIRWPDPPLDQEARMMDHKWYAALAYVRANRLNHNVVSTPNDRFGIIASGKAWNDTRQALHDLGLDDDACRRLGIRLHKVNVVWPLEATITRDFAQGLQEILVVEEKRQMIEYQLKEELYNWRPDVRPNVLGKFDETEDDLSGGEWSRPNPSSHWLLRPQADLTPAIIARAISKRLLKLGVDADTAERLRARVALIDAKEQSLKSEEKTAGGADRTPWFCSGCPHNTSTRVPEGSRAVGGIGCHYMVTWMPGRNTATFTQMGGEGVPWVGQAPFTDEKHIFSNLGDGTYFHSGILAIRQSIAAGVNITYKVLYNDAVAMTGGQQVGERPEGHSVFQIMNSLISEGVAKLVIVTDEPQKYEGKALAPGVTVHHRDELDALQRQFREITGTTVIIYDQTCATEKRRRRKRGKLVDPAKRTVINEAVCEGCGDCSVQSNCLSVEPLETEFGRKRQINQNTCNKDFSCVKGFCPSFVTIEGGELKKPKKDKRLNPFDASLPPVPQPLVPNAEKAWGIVVAGVGGTGVITIGQLLGMAAHLEGKGVITQDAAGLAQKGGATWSHIQIANSPSAIYCTKVGTAEADLVIACDSIVAANKSTLAVMREGRSYVALNTHGSPTATLVNNPDWSFPGGACEAAIAKAVGQEHLGMFDAEEVAVKLLGDSLYTNPLMLGYAWQKGRVPLSHAALMRAIELNGVQIDNNKAAFEWGRRCAHDLAAVRSLYATQQVIQIVKRQGVEELLNRRVEFLTDYQNAAYAADYRAFVERVRAVEAPLGSTRLTEAVARYLFKLMAYKDEYEVARLHTDPKFLQKIQAQFEGDYKVVHHLAPPLFAKKDAQGQPVKSAFGGWVRPAMRVLARLKGLRGTAFDPFGRTEERRTERQLIQDYRASIEAILAKGLTAERLPLAVDIARLPEDIRGYGHVKDRHLAAVRTRWAQLSAQWRAQ; encoded by the coding sequence ATGAATGCCCCCTTGCCCGAACACATCCTGCGTGCACTGGAAACAGTCAGCCTGGACGACAAATACGCGTTGGACGAGGGCCGCGCCTTCATGAGCGGCATCCAGGCGCTGGTGCGCCTGCCGATGCTGCAACGCACCCGCGACGCCATGGCCGGCCTGAACACCGCCGGTTTCATCTCCGGCTATCGCGGCTCGCCGCTGGGCGGCTACGACCAGGCGCTGATGGCCGCGCGCAAGCATCTGGCCAAGCAGCACATCGTTTTCCAGCCGGGCGTGAACGAGGAACTGGGCGCCACGGCCGTCTGGGGCACACAGCAGCTGGCCCTCTTCCCCGACAAGAAGAAGTTCGATGGCGTGTTCGGCATGTGGTACGGAAAAGGTCCCGGCGTGGACCGCTGCATCGACGTGTTCAAACACGCCAACATGGCGGGCACCTCCCAACATGGCGGGGTGATTGCGATTGCCGGTGACGACCACATCGCCAAAAGCTCCACCGCCGCGCACCAGAGCGACCACGTCTTCAAGGCGGTGGGCTTCCCGGTGTTCTTCCCGTCCAGCGTGCAGGACATCCTGGACATGGGCCTGCATGCCTTCGCCATGAGCCGCTTCTCCGGCCTGTGGTCCGGGCTGAAGACCATCCAGGAGATCGTGGAATCGTCCAGCAGCGTCAGCGTGGACCCGGACCGGGTGCAGATCCTGCTGCCCGAGGACTTCCCGATGCCGGCCGGTGGCCTGCATATCCGCTGGCCGGACCCGCCGCTGGACCAGGAAGCCCGCATGATGGACCACAAGTGGTACGCGGCGCTGGCCTATGTACGGGCCAACCGCCTCAACCACAACGTCGTGTCCACGCCGAACGACCGCTTCGGCATCATCGCCAGCGGCAAGGCCTGGAACGACACGCGCCAGGCCCTGCATGACCTCGGCCTGGATGACGACGCCTGCCGCCGCCTGGGCATCCGCCTGCACAAGGTCAATGTGGTGTGGCCGCTGGAAGCCACCATCACCCGCGACTTCGCCCAAGGCCTGCAGGAGATCCTGGTGGTGGAAGAGAAGCGCCAGATGATCGAATATCAGCTCAAGGAAGAGCTGTACAACTGGCGTCCCGATGTGCGCCCCAATGTGCTGGGCAAGTTCGACGAAACCGAGGACGACCTCAGCGGCGGTGAATGGAGCCGCCCCAACCCGAGCAGCCACTGGCTGCTGCGCCCGCAGGCCGACCTGACCCCGGCCATCATTGCCCGCGCCATCTCCAAGCGCCTGCTCAAGCTGGGCGTGGATGCCGACACGGCCGAGCGCCTGCGTGCCCGCGTGGCCCTGATCGACGCCAAGGAGCAGTCGCTCAAGAGCGAAGAAAAGACCGCCGGCGGCGCCGACCGCACGCCGTGGTTCTGCTCCGGCTGCCCGCACAACACCAGCACCCGCGTGCCGGAAGGCTCCCGCGCAGTGGGGGGCATCGGCTGCCACTACATGGTGACCTGGATGCCGGGCCGCAACACCGCCACCTTCACCCAGATGGGCGGTGAAGGCGTGCCGTGGGTCGGGCAGGCCCCGTTCACCGACGAGAAGCACATCTTCAGCAACCTGGGTGACGGCACCTACTTCCACAGCGGCATTCTGGCCATCCGCCAGAGCATCGCGGCCGGGGTGAACATCACCTACAAGGTGCTCTACAACGATGCGGTGGCCATGACCGGCGGCCAGCAGGTGGGCGAACGTCCGGAAGGCCACAGCGTCTTCCAGATCATGAACAGCCTGATCTCCGAAGGCGTGGCCAAACTGGTGATCGTCACCGATGAACCACAGAAGTACGAAGGCAAGGCACTGGCCCCCGGCGTGACCGTGCATCACCGCGACGAGCTGGACGCGCTGCAGCGCCAGTTCCGCGAGATCACCGGCACCACCGTCATCATCTACGACCAGACCTGCGCCACCGAAAAGCGCCGCCGCCGCAAGCGCGGCAAGCTGGTGGACCCGGCCAAGCGCACGGTGATCAATGAAGCGGTGTGCGAAGGCTGCGGCGACTGCTCGGTGCAGTCCAACTGCCTGTCGGTCGAGCCGCTGGAGACCGAATTCGGTCGCAAGCGCCAGATCAACCAGAACACCTGCAACAAGGACTTCTCCTGCGTGAAGGGCTTCTGCCCCAGCTTCGTCACCATTGAAGGCGGTGAACTGAAGAAGCCGAAGAAGGACAAGCGCCTGAACCCGTTCGACGCCAGCCTGCCGCCGGTGCCGCAGCCGCTGGTGCCCAATGCCGAGAAGGCCTGGGGCATTGTGGTGGCCGGGGTGGGGGGCACCGGTGTGATCACCATCGGCCAGTTGCTGGGCATGGCGGCGCATCTGGAAGGCAAGGGCGTCATCACGCAGGATGCGGCCGGCCTGGCGCAGAAGGGCGGTGCCACCTGGAGCCACATCCAGATCGCCAACAGCCCGTCGGCCATCTACTGCACCAAGGTCGGCACGGCCGAAGCGGACCTGGTGATCGCCTGCGACTCCATCGTCGCAGCCAACAAGAGCACGCTGGCGGTGATGCGCGAAGGCCGCAGCTACGTGGCGCTCAACACCCACGGCTCGCCCACCGCCACCCTGGTCAACAACCCGGACTGGAGCTTCCCCGGCGGCGCCTGCGAAGCCGCAATCGCCAAGGCGGTTGGCCAGGAGCATCTGGGCATGTTCGACGCCGAAGAAGTGGCCGTGAAGCTGCTGGGCGATTCGCTCTACACCAACCCGCTGATGCTGGGCTATGCCTGGCAGAAGGGCCGTGTGCCGCTGAGCCATGCCGCACTGATGCGTGCCATCGAGCTGAACGGCGTGCAGATCGACAACAACAAGGCCGCGTTTGAATGGGGCCGTCGCTGCGCGCATGACCTGGCCGCCGTGCGTTCGCTCTATGCCACGCAGCAGGTCATCCAGATCGTCAAGCGTCAGGGCGTGGAAGAGCTGCTGAACCGCCGGGTGGAGTTCCTGACGGACTATCAGAACGCCGCTTATGCTGCGGACTATCGCGCCTTCGTCGAGCGGGTGCGCGCGGTGGAAGCACCGCTGGGCAGCACCCGGCTGACCGAAGCGGTGGCGCGCTACCTTTTCAAACTGATGGCCTACAAGGACGAATACGAGGTCGCCCGTCTGCACACCGACCCGAAATTCCTGCAAAAGATCCAGGCCCAGTTCGAAGGTGATTACAAGGTGGTGCATCACCTGGCCCCGCCCCTGTTCGCCAAGAAGGACGCACAGGGCCAGCCGGTGAAGTCCGCATTTGGCGGCTGGGTCCGCCCCGCCATGCGGGTGCTGGCCCGGTTGAAGGGCCTGCGGGGCACCGCCTTCGATCCGTTTGGCCGCACCGAAGAGCGCCGCACCGAGCGCCAGTTGATCCAGGACTACCGCGCCAGCATCGAGGCCATCCTGGCCAAGGGGCTGACTGCAGAACGCCTGCCGCTGGCGGTGGACATTGCCCGGCTGCCGGAAGACATCCGCGGGTATGGCCACGTCAAGGACCGCCACCTGGCCGCCGTGCGCACCCGCTGGGCGCAGCTCAGCGCGCAGTGGAGGGCTCAGTAA
- a CDS encoding DUF2167 domain-containing protein has protein sequence MGLGQHLGLHAGRIASAALLGACLLGTSAQVRAQTPESPAQTEAKTAWEEAGKAAVNGPHDVKLANQATLHLSEGKVFIPQQQAARLLRVMGNPGDYADLQGLVMPRGDENWMAIVRYEKSGYIKDDDAKNWNADDLLKSYREGTEEANQERSKMGVTPIEIVGWAEQPHYTASKHQLVWAMSTRDKGAPADQPQGVNYNTYALGREGYVSLNLVTGLKDLPKDKVEAQNMLSALEFDEGKRYQDFNASTDHVAEYGLAALVLGAGAKKLGLLAIIGAFVVKFAKLFILAAVGFGAAILKFFRRDKSGA, from the coding sequence ATGGGCCTGGGCCAGCACCTTGGCCTCCATGCCGGCCGCATCGCTTCGGCTGCCCTGCTCGGCGCCTGCCTGCTCGGCACGTCGGCCCAGGTCCGGGCCCAAACGCCGGAGTCGCCCGCCCAGACAGAGGCCAAGACCGCTTGGGAAGAGGCCGGCAAGGCAGCGGTCAACGGTCCGCATGATGTGAAGCTGGCCAACCAGGCCACCCTGCATCTGTCCGAAGGCAAGGTGTTCATTCCCCAGCAGCAGGCGGCACGGTTGCTGCGGGTCATGGGCAACCCCGGCGACTATGCCGACCTGCAAGGTCTGGTGATGCCGCGTGGCGATGAAAACTGGATGGCCATCGTGCGGTACGAGAAGTCCGGCTACATCAAGGACGACGACGCCAAGAACTGGAACGCTGACGACCTGCTCAAGAGCTACCGCGAGGGCACCGAAGAGGCCAACCAGGAGCGCAGCAAGATGGGTGTGACGCCGATTGAAATCGTCGGCTGGGCCGAGCAGCCGCACTACACCGCCAGCAAGCATCAACTGGTCTGGGCCATGAGCACCCGCGACAAGGGCGCCCCCGCCGACCAGCCGCAAGGTGTCAACTACAACACCTACGCGCTGGGCCGTGAAGGGTATGTCAGCCTGAATCTGGTGACGGGTCTGAAGGATCTGCCCAAGGACAAGGTCGAGGCACAGAACATGCTGTCGGCCCTGGAATTCGACGAGGGCAAGCGCTACCAGGACTTCAACGCCTCGACCGACCATGTGGCGGAATACGGCCTGGCAGCGCTGGTGCTGGGCGCAGGCGCGAAGAAGCTGGGCCTGCTGGCGATCATCGGCGCCTTTGTTGTCAAGTTCGCCAAGCTGTTCATCCTGGCTGCGGTGGGTTTTGGCGCCGCCATCCTGAAGTTCTTCCGGCGCGACAAGTCAGGCGCCTGA